A segment of the Desulfuromonas acetoxidans DSM 684 genome:
CTGCTGACTTTTTTCGTTCTGTTATTGTCTATGGCCAATATGGATCAGATCAAATTCAGTCAGGCTGCCGGTTCGCTTAAGGGGGCGTTTGGTGTTTTTGGCGGTAAAGACCGCAAAGAAATCTCGCCACCATCGCTGGTCGAAATCGCACCGGTCCATGATGATCTGGTCCAACGACTCTATACCCGGATCATGACCCAGATGAATCGCTTGCGCATGGATCCGTCGATCAAGGTGGTCAAAGATCGTGGCGCGGTCATTCTGCAGATCAATGATTCCATTTTGTTTGCACCGGGATCATCGACCTTGAAACCGGCGGCATTCCCGGTTCTTGCCAAGGTTGCTGAGCTGATTCGACCGCTGCCGTTGTCGGCACGCATTGAAGGGCATACCGACGATATCCCGTTTGGCCGTGCGGATATGAGTA
Coding sequences within it:
- a CDS encoding OmpA/MotB family protein, with the protein product MAKKPKKQSGGAPEWMVTYSDMVTLLLTFFVLLLSMANMDQIKFSQAAGSLKGAFGVFGGKDRKEISPPSLVEIAPVHDDLVQRLYTRIMTQMNRLRMDPSIKVVKDRGAVILQINDSILFAPGSSTLKPAAFPVLAKVAELIRPLPLSARIEGHTDDIPFGRADMSNWDLSVARSVSVLKYFQKNDLLPLNRMSAVGYGAEKPLVPNDSPENRAKNRRVEFVLESLGDYREELPYLIDANEQLPF